AAGTTGTTGCTAATAATTATAGAGAAATATAAAGTCTAAAAAAAAAATGAAATACGCAAGATTGACAAAAGAACAGTTTGATGAATTACATGCAGAATTTGCAAGTTTTTTAGCTACGCAAGCTATTGACAAAGCAGAATGGGATTCTTTAAAATTGAATAAGCCAGAAGTTGCTGAACAGGAATTGGATGTTTTTTCAGATTTAATTTGGGAAGGCGTTTTGTCAAGAGCAGAATTTTTAGAACATTTTTCTAAAAATCATATTTTTTTATTTCAATGTTTGGAAACTCATGTGCAATCTATTGTATTGAAATCCTTAGCTCCGGAAATTGATTTCCTGACTAAAGATGGTTTGCAATGGTTGAGTGATAATATGTTTACAGATGTGATAGAAATGAAAACAGGAAAGAAAATTTTTACTGAAGATCGAAATTTTTCGATTTTTGAATTAATAAAACAAGGTGCTTTTTTAAGCGATGGGCAATTATTTAAACAAATTAATTCAATTTTAGAATCATAGTACTTTCTGTTTTGATATTTAGATAGTTAAAGGTTTTTTTTGTTTTTTTTAAGTTTTCTAATACTTTCAACTTTTCTTTAATCTTTTTTTTGTTTCTCTACCGATATTTTTACCTGTTTTTTTGCGGTTACTTAAATGTGAGTGTTGATTTTTTATTGAGCAAATAACTTTACTTTTTACGTATAAATATATTTTTTATAACTTTTTTTTATTTTATTAAAATGAAATTATAGAAAAATAATCATTTTTTATTGATGCTTCAAGAAATAGAAAGTGGCATTGGTTACGGAGAAACCCGATTAATTAATAAATTTAAAAATGGTGTAAAATGTACTGAAGAAGAACATTTATTAAACCGGCGCTCGGATTTCATCATTATTAAAAAATAAATTAGTGTTTTTTATTTAGGTTTTTGATTATCACTTTTAAAAGTGCAGAAAGTAAAACCATTTGGGAGCTGGTTTTTTTTTAATTCTTTTTTAAGAATAATGGACAAGAAGAAAATCAAATTGCAAATTTTGCAACTTGATTTTTGATTTTATAAAAGTTTTAGTTTTTAATATTTTACAATAAAAAATAATCCTAATTTTGAGATTGGGTTTTTATACATTATAATCAGTACTATTTTTAATATTTATGAGTATTCAGGAGACAATTCAGAATTTACGAAACGAACTTAATCAACACAACTACAATTATTATGTGCTTGATGATGCTACAATTTCTGATTATGATTTTGATACTAAACTAAAAGAGCTTCAGGATTTAGAAAAAAAACATCCTGAATTTTTTGATGAACATTCTCCGACTCAAAGGGTAGGCGGAATGGTGACTAAAAATTTTAAAACCATAGCACATCAGTTCAGAATGTACTCTTTGGATAACTCTTATTCAAAAGAAGATTTAGTAGATTGGGAAAATAGAATCCAGAGAGTTCTTGGAAATGTCGATTTACAATATACCTGTGAATTAAAATATGATGGGGCTTCAATAAGCATTACATACGAAAACGGAAAACTGGTTCAGGCTTTGACACGTGGAGATGGTTTTCAGGGTGATGAGGTTACAAATAATATTAAAACCATTAAATCAGTCCCATTGCAATTAAAAGGGAAGTATCCTGATAAGTTCGACATTCGTGGCGAAATCATCCTGCCTTTAAAAGGTTTCGAAAAAATGAATCAGGATTTAATTGAAATTGGTGAAAGCCCATATTCAAACCCAAGAAATACAGCTTCCGGAAGTTTAAAGCTACAGAACAGTGCTGAGGTTGCTAAACGTCCTTTAGAATGTTTATTGTATTCGGTTACAAGCAATAATTTACCTTTTTCTTCTCAAATTGAAGGGTTACAATTAGCAAGAGAATGGGGATTTAAAGTGCCAAGTGAGGCGAAATTAGCCAATACGATGCAGGAAGTTTTTGATTTTATTGATTATTGGGATACCCATCGTCACAAATTGCCTTACGAAACAGATGGTGTCGTGGTAAAAGTAAACAGTTTCCGTCATCAGGAAGAATTAGGTTATACAGCAAAATCACCTCGTTGGGCAATAGCATATAAATTTAAAGCAGAACAGGTTTCGACCAAATTAAAATCAATTTCGTATCAGGTGGGCCGTACAGGTGCAATTACTCCGGTGGCAAATTTAGAGCCTGTTCAATTGGCAGGAACAATTGTAAAAAGAGCTTCATTGCATAATGCCGATCAAATCGAAAAATTAGATATTCGAATAAACGACACTGTTTTTGTTGAAAAAGGAGGCGAAATTATTCCGAAGATAATTGCTGTGGATTTAGAACAGCGTCCTCAAGATTCACAAAAAACGCATTATATTACTCATTGTCCGGAATGTGAAACAGAATTGGTTCGTACAGAAGGCGAGGCAAACCACTATTGCCCGAATTTCTATGGCTGTCCACCGCAGATTATAGGCAGGATCCAGCATTATATTTCGAGAAAAGCTATGGATATTGAAGGTCTTGGCGGTGAAACAGTAGCCTTACTTTTCAAAAATGGCCTGGTTCATAATTATGCTGATTTATATGAATTGAAAGTAGAAGACATTTTGCATTTGGAAAGAATGGCGCAAAAATCTGCTGAAAATCTGGTAAACGGTGTTGAAAAATCAAAAGAAATTCCGTTTGAAAGTGTTCTTTTTGCATTAGGGATTCGTTTTGTAGGTGAAACTGTTGCCAAGAAGTTAGCCAGACATTATAAAAATATTGATGCACTAAGTAAGGCTTCTTTAATGGAATTGATTTTAGTAGATGAAATTGGAGAACGAATTGCAAAAAGCGTTATAGAATTTTTCGAGAATGAAGAGAATCAAAAAATAATTGAACGATTAAAAAGATATGGTGTTCAGTTTGAAATCGTTGAAAAAGTAAATCCTGATGCAACCAACAAGTTTTTAGGAAAAACCTTTGTAGTGTCGGGAGTTTTTACTGAGTTTTCAAGAGATGAATTAAAGAAAACCATAGAAGATAACGGCGGTAAAGTGGGAAGTTCAATTTCTGCCAAAACAGATTTTGTAGTAGCTGGGGATAATATGGGACCGGCAAAATTAGAAAAGGCAAATAAATTAAATATTCAAATACTATCTGAACAGGAATTTATAACCAAACTGAATGAAAGCGAGTAGACCGTCATTGATTTTATACTCGATTGCATTTTTTTTTACAATCGTGTTTGATATTCTTCAATATGATTATCTGACGGTTTGTATGAAATCGATTGTCATTCCTTCTGTTTTCTTTTATTTTTATTCGTCAAATAATTTTAAAATTGATACAACTCAGATTTTAATTTTTGCTTTATGCTTTGTTGGAGAAGTATTTCATCTTATGGATGTAGAAATTTCTACTCTTGGATCTTCAATATGCTTTCTGTTTGTTTACTCTATATTAATCAAAAAAATCATTGTTGAAAAGATAAAACTTAAAAGAGCAGACCTGTTGCCTGTAGCTATGGTAATCTTAATTATTATCTATTTATTGTTTTCTGTTTTAAGTTTGCAGTTTGACAAAATCAAAGACTTTCAATTTCTATACTCTATTTACGGTATTGTATTAAGTGTGTTAGGGGTTATTTGTTATACAAAATATATAACCAGAGGAACTTACGTTAGTTTACTGCTAACAGTAATGATTACCTGTTTTATAATTTCTGATATCTTTTTTATTTTTAATGAATATTTCTCCTACTCTTTAGTATTAATCCTAATTAGGGACATTGCGCAGATTCTGGCGTACTTTTTTATGGCAAAATATTTTATAGTATCAAATAAAAAGAGGGTTAAACAATAATTGATTTCCCTTGATTAGTATGTGACTTATTTTTGTCAAAATAAAAATCGATCCGGCCTAAATTTATTCCGTAGCATCCTACCTGATTTATCAGAACATCTTCGCCAGCTTTATTTTTTACAATAGTAGGTTTGTCCAAAAAGGTATGTGTATGACCGCCAATAATCAAATCAATGTCTTGTGTCAGTTCGGCTAATTTTAAGTCACAAATTTTTGCCTCGTTTTCTTTGTATTTATAGCCCAGGTGAGAAAGACAGATGACAAGGTCACATTTCTCTTGTTTCTTTAACAATTGCGTCATATCCTGCGCAATTTCTACAGGATTATTGTAAACAGTTTCCTTGTACATTTTTTTGTCAACCAATCCTGCAAGTTCTATTCCTAAACCAAAAACACCGACCTTAATTCCGTTTTTATTGAAAATTTTATATGGTTTTACAAGTCCGTTCATGATTGTGTTTTTAAAATCATAATTCGAGCAGATAAAATCAAAACTGGCATGCGGCATTTGTGCGTACAATCCATCAAGACCATTGTCAAAATCATGGTTTCCAATTGCAGAAGCATCATATTTCATCATGCTCATTAGTTTGAATTCAAGTTCTCCACCGTAATAATTGAAATAAGGGGTTCCCTGAAAGATATCTCCGGCATCTAGTAAAAGCACATTTGGATTTTCTTTACGAATAGTTTCAATAAGCGCAGCTCTACGTGATACACCACCTTTGTTTGGATTACGAGGGTCATCAGCCGGAAAAGGATCTATATGGCTGTGCACATCGTTAGTGTGCAGAACAGTTAGGTGTTTTATATCGTTTGTTTCAAAACTGCTCAATGACAGACCCAGGCTTAATAAAGCCGTACCAGCAGCAGTTTTCTCAATAAATTCTCTTCTTTTCATTTTGTGTTTTTTTTACGAAAACGCCGGTTTTTTATTTTGGATTCAAGTGTTTGATTATTCTTCTGTAATTCTAATATTTTTTGGAATAGGAATCGTATCTACTTCTTTAAAATAATCAATTAATACATTTCGAAGTTTATAGTCCAGGTCATATTTCTGTAAAGCTTTGAGGAAAAAATTCATGCTGTCCCCACCATTTGCCAGATAATCGTTTGTTGCCACATAATACGTTTTAGTAATGTCAAGAGGTTTTTCCTGAATTTGAATATTTTTTGCAGTATTATCTTTTGAAATTGTAAAAGTCATACCGGCTAAAGGGTGGGCTTTCTTTTGCTTAATTATATCCGAAGCCATTTCCAGAATCTGGTCACCTTTTAAAGCGAGGACAACTAAATTGTTTTCAAATGGCATAATTTCAAAAGCAGTTCTTGTTGTTACATTTCCTTTAGGCAATATAGCCCTTATTCCACCATGATTTAGCAAACATAAATCGATGTCTTTTTTTTCACGGATCTTAAAAACCTGATTTGCTTTTTGTAAACAAACATCAGCTATTAGGTTTCCAATATTGGTTTGCCACTTTCCAATACTTTTGTCAAGTGTTTCCGGACAATAAGCTAATACACTGTCTAAATCTTTATTGATGTGATCACGATAAGGTTTAATAAAGTTTTCTATCTCAGGTGTCTGATTATTTTTTTCAGAAATAGGAAGTTGTTTTCCTTCTATTTTATCTAGATAGTAATTTTTTTTACTGCATGATAAAGTAAATAAGAATGTTAAGAATATAACAAAAAGTTTTAAAAATCCGTTATACTTTTTTAGTTTTACCATCTTAAATGAGACTTAAATAATTAATTTTGTAATCTGGTAAAAGTACTATGTTTTTAAATTACTTAAAGGATTTTTTTATAAAAAAAACATTAAAAAATAATTTACGTAATGTAAAAAAAGAAGTATTTACCAGTAATATAAAAACAATTGGCTTGTTGCTTGATGAGAGTGATTTCAGGCATTCAAAAGCACTTATTGAGGAGTTAGTTTCTAAAGGGATTGATTCTGAAAGAATTAAAATTGTGGTGTACAGAAATAAATTTAAGGATAAAAAAATATATTCTTTTCCAACTTTTTCCAAAAAGCACATAGATTGGAAAGGGGATAGCAAAGTGGATTTTTTAACTGAATTTATTGAAACAGAATTTGATCTTTTGATTAGTTATTATGATGTTCAGAAACCCATTTTGAAACTGATTACGAATCAATCAAAAGCAAAATTTAAAGTAGGATTTGCATCAATAGATAAAGTTATAAATCGGTGGATGATCAATACTTCTTTAAGTAATTATAGACTTTTCGTTTTCGAATTGTTCAGGTATTTAAAAAATATAAAGTAAAAATATAATTTAGATTATGCAATCATTAATAGGAACAGGTGTTGCCCTTGTCACTCCATTTAAAACAGATTTTTCAATTGATATCGAAGCTTTGCACCGAATCGTTAATTTTTCGATTGATGGAGGAGTAGAATATCTTGTAGTTATGGGTACAACTGCTGAAAATGCGACTTTAACACAAGACGAAAAAGAATTAGTTATTAATACTATTGTTGAAGTTAATAACGGAAGATTGCCTTTAGTTCTTGGAGTTGGGGGTAATAATACTATGCAGGTTGTGGAGGAATTAAAAACAAGGGATTTTTCTGCCTTTGAAGCTATTCTTTCTGTTTCTCCCTACTATAATAAACCTACGCAGGAAGGAATTTATCAGCATTTTAAAGCCATTGCAGAAGCTTCTCCAGTTCCGGTAGTTCTATATAATGTTCCGGGAAGAACATCAAGTAATATGGCGCCTTCAACAGTGGTTCGTCTTGCAAATGATTTTGACAATGTTGTAGGGATAAAAGAAGCGGCAGGAGACATGGCTCAGGCTTTACAACTGATTAAAAATGCGCCAAAGGATTTTCTGGTAATCTCAGGAGATGATATGATCGCTTTACCAATTGTATTGGCTGGCGGGGCAGGAGTTATATCGGTTATTGGACAGGGATTCCCAAAAGAATTCTCAGAAATGATTCGTTTAGGCCTGAACCGAAAAGTAAATGAAGCTTTTAAAACCCAATACTTATTGTCTGATTGTATTGATATGATTTTTGAACAGGGAAATCCTGCCGGAATTAAGCATGTGTTCCAGTCTTTAGGAATTGCTGATAATACGGTTCGTTTACCATTAGTTTCAGTTGATGAATCATTAGCAGACCGATTAGATAAATTTGTAAAAGCAGCATTAAAATAAATACAATAATCCCCGTATTTTATTGTATCAAAAAATATTTTGTAGTAGCTAAATTAATAACTAAATTTGCCACCGAAACTTCGGTGTGATTTTGCTTTGGCATAATTGTCTAAGAAATCATAATAAAAGTAAAAAAATGAAAAAACTAGTATCGCTGTTAATTGTTGTTGTCCTTTTTTGCTCTTGTAGTGATTATCAGAAGGCATTGAAAAATGAAGATGTTGCGGCAAAATTTGAAATCGCAACAAAGATGTATGAGGCAGGGAAGTATAATAAAGCAATTAGACTTTTTGAGCAATTAGCACCTACATACAGAGGGAAGCCTCAGGCAGAAAAACTATTCTATATGTTTTCTCAGTCTTATTATAAAACAAAACAGTATTATTTAGCAGGTTACCAGTTTGAAAGTTTTGTTTCGGGTTATCCTCGAAGTGAAAAAGTTCAGGAAGCTGCTTTTTTAGGAGCTTACAGTTATTCTAAATTAACTCCTGTTTATAGTCTTGATCAGGCAGATACAGTAAAAGCATTAGATAAATTACAAGCTTTTATTGATAATTATCCAAACTCTGAATATATTGTTCAGGCGAATGAGGCTGTTAAGGTATTAAGTGGAAAGCTTGAAAAAAAGGCATATGAAAATGCAAAAGGGTATAACACTATTTCTGATTATAAATCGGCATTAGTGGCTTTTGATAATTTTATCGCTGATTATCCAGGAACTCCATTTAAAGAAGATGCGTTGTTTTATAAATATGATTCAGCATACCAATTAGCAATAAACAGTATTCCTGCTAAAATGGAAGAGCGTTTAAATGTTGCAAAAGTGGCGTATAACAACTTGTTGAAGTTTAAAAGCGATACAAAGTATAAAAAACAGGCAGACGAAATGAATGCCAGGGTAGAAACAGATTTACAAAAATTTACTAAATAAATAAAGTCATGGATTTAAAAAAGACGAATGCTCCTGTAAATACAATAACTTACAATAAAACAGTTATTGAAGAGCCAACAGGAAATGTGTATGAGGCAATCACTATTATGGCTAAAAGAGCAAACCAGATTAATTCTGAAATTAAAAAAGAATTGACTGAGAAATTAGAAGAATTTGCTACTTACAATGACAGTCTTGAAGAAGTTTTTGAAAATAAAGAACAAATTGAAGTTTCTAAATTTTACGAAAAATTACCAAAACCACACGCTTTAGCTGTTCAGGAATGGTTAGACGGTAAAACATACCACAGAAGCTCAAACAAATAATACAGTACAATGTCAGTTTTAAACGGTAAGAAAATTTTACTGGGGGTTTCCGGTGGAATAGCAGCCTATAAAACAGCCTCATTAGTACGACTCTTTATAAAAGCAGGTGCACATGTTCAGGTGATCATGACACCTGCTTCTAAGGATTTTGTAACTCCACTTACATTATCTACCTTATCAAAAAATCCTGTATATTCCAGTTTTTTTAATGAAGAGGATCAAGATGCAGTCTGGAATAATCATGTTGATTTGGCACTTTGGGCTGATCTTATGATAATTGCTCCTGCTACAGCCAATACGTTGTCAAAAATGGTAACGGGAAATAGTGATAATCTTTTAATCGCGACTTATTTATCTGCTAAATGTCCAGTTTATTTTGCTCCGGCTATGGATTTGGACATGTACAAACATCCTTCAACTTTATCTGGTTTTAATACTTTAAAGCAATTTGGAAATCTAATGATTCCAGCTGAAAATGGCGAGTTGGCAAGTGGTTTGTCAGGTGAAGGAAGAATGGCAGAACCTGAAAACATAGTCTCTTTTTTGGAAGCTGATTTAGAAAGTAAGCTTCCTTTAAAAGGAAAAAAAATACTTGTAACTGCGGGTCCTACATACGAAGCAATAGATCCGGTGCGTTTTATTGGAAATCATTCTTCAGGAAAAATGGGCTTTGATATAGCAAAAGCAGCAGCTAATCTTGGTGCTTCGGTTATATTGATAACAGGACCTACTCACTTAAAGGTTGAAAATTCTTTGATTAAAGTTATTAATGTCGTTTCTGCCCAGGAAATGTATGACGCCTGCCATTTGAATTTTGATGATGCTGATGTAGCTATTGCTGCTGCCGCAGTAGCCGATTATAAACCAAAGTTCGTTGCAGTTCAGAAAATTAAGAAAGCTGCTGATGAGTTTTCAATCGAACTGGAAAAAACAAAAGATATCTTGTCTTCTTTAGGAAAAATTAAAAAAAATCAATTTTTAATTGGTTTTGCTTTAGAAACTGAAAATGAAATTGAAAATGCTAAGTTGAAAATCCAGAAAAAAAACTTAGATTTGATTGTTTTAAATTCGTTGCAGGATAAAGGGGCAGGTTTTCAATATCAAACTAATAAAGTTACCTTTATAGATAAGGAATTTAAAATTGAACCAATGGATTTAAAATCAAAAGAATCAGTTGCGGTTGATATTTTAAATAAAGTTATAGGGCATTTTTATGAGTAAATTAGTTACTTTTTTATTGTTTTTGTTTTTTGGTTTTGCACAGGCACAACAGTTAAATTGTACAGTTACTATAAATACAGAAAGGCTGCCAAATCCAAATTTACAGGTCTATAAAACACTTCAGGCTTCTTTGACTGAATTTGTCAATAAAACAGACTGGATGGGAGCTGTTTTGAAACAAAATGAGCGAATTAACTGTTCCATGTATATTACACTTTCTTCACATAATTCTGATCAGTTTTCAGGGACAATACAGGTACAATCTTCAAGATTAATCTATAATTCTACCTATTCTTCTCCTGTTTTTAATTTTAACGATAAAGATTTTAATTTCAGGTATACAGAATTTGAACCTTTGTTGTATAATCCAACTACATTTGAGTCTAATTTAATATCGGTAATATCCTTTTACAGTTATATGATCTTAGGGATGGATGGTGATACATTTCAGTTCGCAGGTGGAAATCCCTATTTTGAAACCGCCCAAAATATTGCCAATATTGCACAGCAAGGCGGCTCCAAAGGATGGACCCAGTCAGATGGACTCCAAAACCGATATTTCCTGATAAATGATATGCTTGCTCCTGTTTATTCAGATTTGAGACAAACTACTTTTTTATATTATTCAGGATTAGATATAATGAATCAGGATTTGAAAGAGGCAAAAGAAAAAATAAAATCTTCATTAATGTTAATAGGTAAACTGAATTCGGTTAAACCAAATGCCTTTTTGACAAGAGTATTTTTTGATGCAAAATCAGATGAGATAGTATCTGTTTTTTCAGGGGGACCCAGTATTACAATTACAGATTTAGTGGAAAATTTAAACAGGGTTTCACCTTTAAATTCTACAAAATGGTCTCAAATAAAATACTAACTGAATTTATACTTCAATAATTTTACTTTTAAAGCTATATGATTACTTCGCTGTCAA
The Flavobacterium flavigenum genome window above contains:
- a CDS encoding DUF6913 domain-containing protein, with translation MFLNYLKDFFIKKTLKNNLRNVKKEVFTSNIKTIGLLLDESDFRHSKALIEELVSKGIDSERIKIVVYRNKFKDKKIYSFPTFSKKHIDWKGDSKVDFLTEFIETEFDLLISYYDVQKPILKLITNQSKAKFKVGFASIDKVINRWMINTSLSNYRLFVFELFRYLKNIK
- a CDS encoding 5'-nucleotidase C-terminal domain-containing protein — protein: MVKLKKYNGFLKLFVIFLTFLFTLSCSKKNYYLDKIEGKQLPISEKNNQTPEIENFIKPYRDHINKDLDSVLAYCPETLDKSIGKWQTNIGNLIADVCLQKANQVFKIREKKDIDLCLLNHGGIRAILPKGNVTTRTAFEIMPFENNLVVLALKGDQILEMASDIIKQKKAHPLAGMTFTISKDNTAKNIQIQEKPLDITKTYYVATNDYLANGGDSMNFFLKALQKYDLDYKLRNVLIDYFKEVDTIPIPKNIRITEE
- a CDS encoding DUF6495 family protein, whose translation is MKYARLTKEQFDELHAEFASFLATQAIDKAEWDSLKLNKPEVAEQELDVFSDLIWEGVLSRAEFLEHFSKNHIFLFQCLETHVQSIVLKSLAPEIDFLTKDGLQWLSDNMFTDVIEMKTGKKIFTEDRNFSIFELIKQGAFLSDGQLFKQINSILES
- the ligA gene encoding NAD-dependent DNA ligase LigA — protein: MSIQETIQNLRNELNQHNYNYYVLDDATISDYDFDTKLKELQDLEKKHPEFFDEHSPTQRVGGMVTKNFKTIAHQFRMYSLDNSYSKEDLVDWENRIQRVLGNVDLQYTCELKYDGASISITYENGKLVQALTRGDGFQGDEVTNNIKTIKSVPLQLKGKYPDKFDIRGEIILPLKGFEKMNQDLIEIGESPYSNPRNTASGSLKLQNSAEVAKRPLECLLYSVTSNNLPFSSQIEGLQLAREWGFKVPSEAKLANTMQEVFDFIDYWDTHRHKLPYETDGVVVKVNSFRHQEELGYTAKSPRWAIAYKFKAEQVSTKLKSISYQVGRTGAITPVANLEPVQLAGTIVKRASLHNADQIEKLDIRINDTVFVEKGGEIIPKIIAVDLEQRPQDSQKTHYITHCPECETELVRTEGEANHYCPNFYGCPPQIIGRIQHYISRKAMDIEGLGGETVALLFKNGLVHNYADLYELKVEDILHLERMAQKSAENLVNGVEKSKEIPFESVLFALGIRFVGETVAKKLARHYKNIDALSKASLMELILVDEIGERIAKSVIEFFENEENQKIIERLKRYGVQFEIVEKVNPDATNKFLGKTFVVSGVFTEFSRDELKKTIEDNGGKVGSSISAKTDFVVAGDNMGPAKLEKANKLNIQILSEQEFITKLNESE
- the coaBC gene encoding bifunctional phosphopantothenoylcysteine decarboxylase/phosphopantothenate--cysteine ligase CoaBC; translated protein: MSVLNGKKILLGVSGGIAAYKTASLVRLFIKAGAHVQVIMTPASKDFVTPLTLSTLSKNPVYSSFFNEEDQDAVWNNHVDLALWADLMIIAPATANTLSKMVTGNSDNLLIATYLSAKCPVYFAPAMDLDMYKHPSTLSGFNTLKQFGNLMIPAENGELASGLSGEGRMAEPENIVSFLEADLESKLPLKGKKILVTAGPTYEAIDPVRFIGNHSSGKMGFDIAKAAANLGASVILITGPTHLKVENSLIKVINVVSAQEMYDACHLNFDDADVAIAAAAVADYKPKFVAVQKIKKAADEFSIELEKTKDILSSLGKIKKNQFLIGFALETENEIENAKLKIQKKNLDLIVLNSLQDKGAGFQYQTNKVTFIDKEFKIEPMDLKSKESVAVDILNKVIGHFYE
- the dapA gene encoding 4-hydroxy-tetrahydrodipicolinate synthase, producing MQSLIGTGVALVTPFKTDFSIDIEALHRIVNFSIDGGVEYLVVMGTTAENATLTQDEKELVINTIVEVNNGRLPLVLGVGGNNTMQVVEELKTRDFSAFEAILSVSPYYNKPTQEGIYQHFKAIAEASPVPVVLYNVPGRTSSNMAPSTVVRLANDFDNVVGIKEAAGDMAQALQLIKNAPKDFLVISGDDMIALPIVLAGGAGVISVIGQGFPKEFSEMIRLGLNRKVNEAFKTQYLLSDCIDMIFEQGNPAGIKHVFQSLGIADNTVRLPLVSVDESLADRLDKFVKAALK
- a CDS encoding DUF4835 family protein, which produces MSKLVTFLLFLFFGFAQAQQLNCTVTINTERLPNPNLQVYKTLQASLTEFVNKTDWMGAVLKQNERINCSMYITLSSHNSDQFSGTIQVQSSRLIYNSTYSSPVFNFNDKDFNFRYTEFEPLLYNPTTFESNLISVISFYSYMILGMDGDTFQFAGGNPYFETAQNIANIAQQGGSKGWTQSDGLQNRYFLINDMLAPVYSDLRQTTFLYYSGLDIMNQDLKEAKEKIKSSLMLIGKLNSVKPNAFLTRVFFDAKSDEIVSVFSGGPSITITDLVENLNRVSPLNSTKWSQIKY
- a CDS encoding outer membrane protein assembly factor BamD; this translates as MKKLVSLLIVVVLFCSCSDYQKALKNEDVAAKFEIATKMYEAGKYNKAIRLFEQLAPTYRGKPQAEKLFYMFSQSYYKTKQYYLAGYQFESFVSGYPRSEKVQEAAFLGAYSYSKLTPVYSLDQADTVKALDKLQAFIDNYPNSEYIVQANEAVKVLSGKLEKKAYENAKGYNTISDYKSALVAFDNFIADYPGTPFKEDALFYKYDSAYQLAINSIPAKMEERLNVAKVAYNNLLKFKSDTKYKKQADEMNARVETDLQKFTK
- a CDS encoding DNA-directed RNA polymerase subunit omega, which produces MDLKKTNAPVNTITYNKTVIEEPTGNVYEAITIMAKRANQINSEIKKELTEKLEEFATYNDSLEEVFENKEQIEVSKFYEKLPKPHALAVQEWLDGKTYHRSSNK
- a CDS encoding bifunctional metallophosphatase/5'-nucleotidase, translated to MKRREFIEKTAAGTALLSLGLSLSSFETNDIKHLTVLHTNDVHSHIDPFPADDPRNPNKGGVSRRAALIETIRKENPNVLLLDAGDIFQGTPYFNYYGGELEFKLMSMMKYDASAIGNHDFDNGLDGLYAQMPHASFDFICSNYDFKNTIMNGLVKPYKIFNKNGIKVGVFGLGIELAGLVDKKMYKETVYNNPVEIAQDMTQLLKKQEKCDLVICLSHLGYKYKENEAKICDLKLAELTQDIDLIIGGHTHTFLDKPTIVKNKAGEDVLINQVGCYGINLGRIDFYFDKNKSHTNQGKSIIV